The Tessaracoccus aquimaris sequence TCCCTGGGTTGCCGGACGTACTGCGGACCCCGCTCGACCTGCTCAGCGTCGGGCTCGCCGTGGCCGCGGTCATCGCCGTCCTCGCAGACCCCTCAGCGCGCGGCCTGTCCTACCTTGCCTCCAGGGCCCGCATCGAGGACTCCCGCGAGGCCGACTAGCCTCAGCCGGCGGTGAACTCGACCAGCGACCTGTTCTCCATGGCGCGCGCAAGCAGGGCGTCGCCCGTCTTTCCTGCCACGTGCGCCGCCGCCGCGGCAAGGCCGTGCCGGATCCACTCGCGGCTGTCGTCGCCCGCAACCATGCCCCAGACGAAGCCCGCGACGAACGCGTCGCCCGCCATCACCGACTGGATGGGGGACTCGACGCGGCAGGTGCCGGTGATCCGGTCGCCACGCTCGTCAAGGAAGGCGACCCCGCGAGCGCCGAGCGACACCAGCGGAACCCTCGCCCCGGCGTCGCGAAGCACCTCCAGCGCCGCCCCGACGCGGTCGTCGGCCGCCTGGACGGCGGGGATGGCCATGATCTCGTCGTCGTTTGGCTTGAAGAGCGTGACCCCCGACACGTCCAGCGCGTCGAGCAGTGCGTCGTTCTGCGCGTCGACGATGACGTCGGCGCCTCGCTCGATGAGGCCCGCGGCGAGCGCAGCCCAGGTGTCGGACGGCAGCCCCTTGCAGGTCGACCCGTTGAGCGTGACGATGTCGCCGGTGCGCGTGTCGGCGAGCACCGCTTCGACCATCGGGGCGACGTAGAGCGGGTCGTCGAGCACGTAGCCCTGCGCCATGAAGTGCGCCGCGACCTTCTCGCCGGTGGCGTCGATCAGCGTCAGGTTGTGGCGCGCCCGGCCGGGAACGGTGAAGAGGCGGTGCTCGATGTGCTCGTTCGTCAGCCGCGCGGAGAACTCCGCCCTGTCCGGTTCGCCGATCAGGCCGTAGGCGATGGTCGGGAGGGCGAGCGCCACGGCGGTGCGGGCGCAGGAGATGCCCTTGCCGGAGCAGACGGCGTCGAACTGGTGCTGCGTCCCCCGTCCTCCCCAACTCAGGCCGCTGACGGTGTAGTAGTCGTCGTAGCCGGTGTTCATGGTGACGGTGCGAAGGGTGCGCATGTTCCTCACCCTAGCCGCGGGGGTCGCGGCTAGGGCTCTGGGTGCTGGCCGGGTCGCGCGGCGGGGTCGCGTTGAGCAGCATCCAGTGTTGGTTGCCGATGTGAACGTGCAAACGTGCTGCCCAGGGCAACGAACAGCGAATGCTGCTCAACGCCCTGCCCGCCCCACGCCTGCTGGCAGGAACGGTCGGGCGGGTCGGGCGGTGGGGTGCGGGTCAGATGGCCGGTTCGGCCGACGGGGTCAGGCGCGAGCCGCGGCCGGAGATGTCGGCGAGGAAGGCGACCGCGAGGTCGGTGGCGGCCTCCTGAAGGCGCGACACGTCGACCGCCTCGTGCTGCTCGGCCACCGTCGGTTCGACGCTGCCGACCACGGCCGCGCGGTCGACGTCGGACAGCACGGTCGCGAGGTCGATGCGCAGCGCGGGGGAGAGGATCGAGCCGCCCTTGACCTTCGACGCGACCTCCGCGGCGTACTTCTCGCGTTCGGCGGCGACCTCGGGGTCCTCGGTGACGAGCATGTCTCCAGCGAGGTGCAGCAAACGCTGGCCGCGCTCCAGGTCGCCCGAGCCGATCTCCTCGACGGCCCTTCGCAGCATCACGTGCGACGGCTGTTGCGACTGTTCGGCCATCAGGTGGAAGCGGTAGCCCATCACGCGCTCGCGGGAGCGGGCGCCGGTCGTCGACGCGGAGTGGAACACGGGCACCACGTCGCCCTCGTGCGCCGACGTCTGCGCCATCGAGTCGAGCATCTCCTTGCCTGGATCGTCCAGCGTGTCGCGCAGCGGCAGCGCCTTGATGAACAGCGTGGCCAGGAACTGGATCGCCAGCAGCGGGTAGAGCAGCATGAACACCCAGTGCAACTGCTCGGCCAGCCCCTGACGCACCGCGTCGGCGACCGCGGGAGGCAGCGACGTCAGGGCGGTCGGGTCGAGCACCGAGCCCGCGTCGAGCCCACCCTCCGGCATGGCGTCAGCCGCACCGGGAGGCAGGTGCTTCACGATGGCCTGCTGCAGGCCCGCGTTCATCACGGTGCCCATCACAGCGACGCCGACCGTCGAGCCGACGTTGCGGAAGAACTGCGTCGACGCCGTCGCCACGCCAAGGTCGCGTCGGGTGGCTGCGTTCTGGATCACCAGCACGTACTGCTGCGACACCATGCCCATGCCGATGCCGAGCACCACCATGGACGCCGAGAGTTGGAAGGGCGTCGAGTTGTGGTCGAGCCGGGTCAGGAGCGCGACGCCGATGCCCATGAAGACGATGCCCGCGAGCATGATCTCCTTGTAGCGGCCGGTGCGGGTGACGATCTGGCCTGTCACGATGCCCATCACGACGAAGGTGATCATCAGCGGCATGAGGATCAGCCCGGAACTGGTCGCGTTGACGCCGAGCACGCCCTGTGCGTAGACGGGGATGTAGATGATGGCGCCGAACATCAGCATCGCGAAGGCGAACACCGCGACGTTGGTGAGCGTGAAGATCGACGAGCGGAACAGGCGAAGCGGAAGTACCGGCTCCTCGGCGCGGGTCTCGATGACGATGAACAGCGCGAGCAGCACCGCGCCCGCCACGTACAGGCCGATGATGATCGCCGAGCCCCACGGGTAGGTGGTGCCGCCCCAACTGGTGGCGAGCAGGACCGCGACCAGCGCGACGCTGAGCGTCGTCATGCCAGCGACGTCGACCTTCGCTTCCCGCGGGTGTGCGGCGGGTGCAGGAACAGCGCGACCAGCACGAAGGCGGCGACGCCGACCGGAAGCGCCGCGAAGAACAGCCAGCGCCAGCCGAGGTTGTCGGTGATCACGCCGCCGGCGAGGGGGCCCGCGACGGAGGTGAGGCCGAAGACGGCGCCCATCAGGCCCTGGTACTTGCCGCGTTGGCGGGCGGGGATGATGTCGCCGATGATCGTCTGCGACAGCGGCATGATCGTGCCCATGCCCATGCCCTGGATGGCGCGGCCCGCGACCAGAACCCAGAAGTTCTCGGCGAAGCCGCTGACAAGCGAGCCGGCCATGAAGATGGCGAGGCCTGCGAGGAAGAACGGCCTGCGCCCGTACTGGTCGGAGAGTTTGCCCGCGATGGGGACCACGACGGCCGACATCAACATGGCGGCGGTGGCGACCCACGAGTAGTGGTCCATGCCGCCGAGTTCGGCGACGATCCGCGGCATGGCGGGCCCGACGATCGTCTGGCTGATCGACGCGGCGAACATGCCGATGATCAGGCCGATGAAGACCCGTTTTGCCTCGGGTGAGAGACGGAAGGTCTCGGTTTGCTCAGACACGTGGCTCCTTTGTGGCCAGGCCGCGTTGGGCCTCAAGCGTTTCGTTCAGATGTGCGAGCAGTCGGGCGAGGTCGGCGCGCTCCTCGTCCTCCCACTCGTCCAGGGCGTCGGTGACCGTGCGCACGCGCCGTGCGCGTTCGCCCTCCACCATCTCCACGCCTGCGCCCGTCAGGCGCACCAGTTGAGCGCGGCCATCGTCGGGATCGGGGATCCGCTCCGCGAGGCCCGCGTCGCACAGTTGGGCGATCCGGCGCGAGATGGTCGACTGGTCAAGCCCGACGACGCCGACCAGGTCGGTGCCGCGTCGGGGGCGCGCCGCGATCGTCAGCATCAGCGTGTACTGGATCGGCGTGAGCGCGGGCTTGATGGGTGAGTTGTGGTTGGCGTGCCCGATGTTGGTGAACAGGCGGAACAACTCCTCCGACAGTCCCTGGTTTATGTGCATGCAGCAAGCATATATCCATCAACGCCTTTCACTGAAATCTCAACTATCGGGCGGGGAGCCGACCGGCGGATAGACTCCGAGCGGATGTCCGATGCCCGCCGTGACGCCACCCACAGCCAAGGAGAGTCATGTCCGACCGCGTCTCCCACGAACCGGGCGGCCTCGTGCCCGGCTTCGACCTGGGGGCTGCGATCGGCAAGGGCGGGTTCGCGACCGTCTACCGCGCGAGGCAGGGTTCGCTCGACCGCGACGTCGCCATCAAGATCGACTCCCGGGTGCTCGACGACGAACGCAACCGGCGACGCTTCCTGCGCGAGGCGACCGCGTCGGCGCTGATCTCCTCGCACCCGCACGTCGTGTCGCTGATCGACGCAGGCACGACCCGCGACAACCGCCCCTACCTGGTGATGGAACTGTGCGACAACGGGTCGGTCGGCCAACTCGTCAAGCGAAGCGGTCCGATGCCCCCGCCCGACGTGCTTGAGCTAGGCATCGCGATCTCCAGCGCGCTGGCGGCCGCGCACGAGAAGGGCATCCTGCACCGCGACATCAAGCCGTCCAACATCCTCATCGACCCGTACGGCACCCCACGGCTCGGCGACTTCGGCCTGGCTGCGCTTCCCGCGCACGGCGAGGCGTCCGTCACGCTCGAGGCGCTCACCCCTGCCTACGCGGCGCCCGAGGCGTTCGAGCAGGCCACCCCGTCGAAGCGCGCCGACGTGTGGGCGCTTGGCGCGACCCTCTACTCGGTGCTGACCGGATACGCGCCGCGGCAGAAGGACGACGGGTCGCCGCAGACGGTCGCCGAGATCATCCAGTCGCTCTACCGACCGCTGCCAGCCGCCCCGCACGTCGCGGGCGCCGACCCGCTGCTCGACATCATCTGGCGAGCCACCGCCCCGCAGGCCGACCAGCGCTTCGCCGACGGCGCCGAACTGCACTCCGCGCTCCTTGAGCTGCGCGGCCAGCTCGGCAGGCCGCACAACGTGCTCGCGGGGGCCGAGGTGACCCGGATGACGCCGGGCCTGCAGCAGCAGCGGTTCCCGCTCGCCCCGTCGGGCGGTTCGGGGAATGGGCAGCGCCCGCCGCTGCAGCCGCCGCCGCTCGGGGCGCCATCTCCGGCACCGATCGCCCAATTCGCCTCGATCGACGGGCCGACCCGACCGCGGCGCGCGTGGCCGATCGTGCTCGGCGTGCTGCTCGCCGTCGCTCTCGGCGGCGGGGGCGTTGCCATCGGTCGCCAACTCGTCAACGGTCCGCTGCAGTCGGCCGAGGAGCCGCCCGCGCGCACGGACACCAACAAGCCTGCTGGCAGCCAGACGCCCGACGGCACGACACCGTCGCCGGAGCCCTCGATGTCGCCCAGCCCGGCGATCTCGCCCCAGCCGAGCGGGGCCGACGACTACGGCAGCATCGCGCCCGCCGAGCCGATCTGCTTCGGCGGACTCGTCTCCATCAGCGGGTACTACACCTACCGCGAGGCCTCCTGCGCCGACCCGCACCCGTGGGAGGCGTACCGGATGGGCTCGCTGACCGACGACGTCGCGTCGGCCAATATCGACGACGTGCTCGAGGATCCCGCGGTCCAGGCGACCTGCACCAGCGAGGCGCTCGAGGAGTACACGGGCCTCGGCATCGCCGAGGTGGACCTGCAGGTGCTTCCGCCCTCGGAGGCGGCGTTCGCCACCGGCAGTCGGATGTTCTACTGCGTCGCCTCGGCCGGGTCGGACTCGACCGGCTCGTTCAAGCGCTAGGCGTTGCGCTCGGCCCACCAGGCGCGCAGCACCTCGACGGCCTCGTCCTCGGGGATCGGGCCGTGCTCGGTGCGATGCTCCAGCAGGAACGCGTAGGCCTGTCCGACCTCGCGGCCCGGCTTCAGGCCGAGCACCTCCATGATCTGCGTTCCGTCGAGATGGGGACGCAGCGCGTCGAGTTCCTCCTGCGCCGCCAACTCGTCGATGCGCCACTCGAGTTCCTCGTAGGCGCGACGCAGGCGCGTGGCGCGCTGCCGGTTGCGGGTGGTGCAGTCGGCGCGGGTGAGCATGTGCAGCCGCTCCAGTTCGTCGCCCGCGTCGCGCACGTAGCGACGCACGGCCGCATCGCTCCAGCTGCCGTCGGAGTAGCCGTGGAAGCGCAGGTGCAGGTCGATCAGCTTCGCGACGGACTTCACGACGTGCGTCGGGTAGCTCAGCGCCTTGAGGCGCTTGGTGACCAGCTTCGCGCCGACCACGTCGTGGTGGTGGAAGGTGACCTTCGCCCCCTCGAAGCGGCGCGTGGCGGGCTTGCCGATGTCGTGCAGCAGCGCCGCCAGCCGGTTGACGATGTCTGGCTCGTGGCCGCGGGCCTTCTCGAGCTCGATCGCCTGGTCGAGCACCGTCAGCGAGTGCTGGTAGACGTCCTTGTGGCGGGCGTGCTCGTCGACCTCGAGTTGCAGCGCGGGAAGTTCCGGAAGGAACCGGTCGGCCAGGCCGGTGCGAACCAGCAGGTCGATGCCCTCGCGCGGCTCGTCCGTGAGCAGCAGACCGGTCAGCTCGGCCTGGATGCGTTCGACCGACACGATGTCGATGCGCTCGGCCATGTCCTTCATCGCCGTGACGACGTCGGGGGAGACCGTGAAACCGAGTCGCGCGGCGAAGCGGGCGGCGCGCAGCATCCGTAGGGGGTCGTCGGAGAAGCTGACCTCTGGGGTCGACGGGGTGCGCAGGATGCCGTCGGCGAGGTCGTCGAGGCCGCCGTACGGGTCGACGAAGGCCTTGGTCGCCAGGTTGATGGCCATCGCGTTGACGGTGAAGTCGCGGCGGATCAGGTCGCCGTCGATGCTGTCCCCGAAGGCCACCTCTGGCTTGCGGGACTCGCTGCGGTACACGTCGGCGCGGAAGGTCGTGACCTCGATCTGCCACTGCGCCCCGTCGGACTTCTTGAGGGCCCCGATGGTGCCGAACTCCTTGCCGATCGCCCAGGTGGTCGGCGTGAACTGCTTCAGGAGCGCCTCTGTCTGGTCGGGTGAGGCGGAGGTCGTGAAGTCCAGGTCGTGGCCGAGGACGCCGAGCAGCGCGTCGCGCACAGAGCCGCCGACGAGGTAGATCTCGTGGCCCGCGTCGGTGAAGAGCCGGCCGAGGTCGTCGATGACCGGCGCGATGCGCAGCAGTTCCTGCATCGCGTTGGTCTGGGCTTGGGTCAGGCTGGGCACGGGGGTAAGTCTACGCGGTCGCCGATGGGAGGGGCGCCTCGACGCCGCCCCGGGGCCGGTCGTCCGCGGCAGGGAGCGGCGTCCCGAGATCCGGGCGGCGCCTGGCAGGCTGGTGCCATGGACGACTTCTGGGACAAGTTGCTGATGAGCGGGATCGTGGTGGCGATCGCGCTGGTGTTGAGGTTCGTGCTGCTGTTCGCCATCCGGCGGACCGTGCGAGCCCTCACCGTCCGCTCCGTCCCGGCCACGGGAGACGACGAGCAGGGCTCGCGGACGCGCAAGATGCTCGACAAGGCGGCCGGGCTGTCGTCTGCCCGCCAGAAGCAGCGCCTGGCCACCCTCGGGTCGCTGCTTCGCAACGTGGTCGACGTGGTGCTCGTCCTCATCACTCTGCTGACGGTGCTTGCCATCTGGGGCGTCCCGATGGCGCCGCTGATCGCCTCTGCGGGCGTCGGAGGCGTCGCGCTCGGGTTCGGGGCGCAGTCGCTCGTGAAGGACTACCTGTCCGGGATCTTCATGCTCACCGAGGACCAGTTCGGTGTCGGCGACCTGATCAAGGTCGGCGAGCTGACGGGCACCGTGCAGGAGGTGACGCTGCGGGTCACGAAGCTGCGCGACCCGTCCGGCACCGTCTGGTACGTCCGCAACGGTGAGGTGCTGACGCTCGGCAACGTGTCGCAGGGATTCTCCACCGCCGTCATCGACATCCCCGTCGCGATCGACGCTGACCCCGAACAGGTCCAGGCGGTGCTGCGCAAGGCCGTCGGGTCGATGGCGCAGGAGCCTGAGTGGGCCGAGAAGCTGCTCGAGGAACCGAAGGTGCTCGGCGTCGGGTCGATGTCGGCGGGCACCATGACGATGCAGATCAGCATCAAGACGGGCCCCGACCAGCAGTGGGGCCCGACCCGTGCGATCCGAGAGCGCGCCCAGCGGGCGCTGGCCGAGGCGGGCATCCGCGGCCCGATCCTGCCAGGAGCGACGCTCACTTAGGCCTTCCCATCTGCCGCTGGCCTGGGGCGATGCAATAGTGGGCCACGCGTGAGGGAGGTGCCATGCGCAGGAACGCGCTGAAGAACATCAGGGGCGGCTCGCAGACCTGGTGGGTCGCGACCATCGCCTCGGGGTTCGTGACGCTGTTCTCGACCGGGTACGCGGTGGTGGCGGCGCGCACCCTCGCCGACGCCGTCGGATCGCTGATCCTGCCGTGCATCGTCGGCTCGCTTTTCACGATCCTGTTGGCCAAGCACCCGAGGATCGCACCGCACGCGCTCGACTCCGACGCGATGCTCATGCCCTGGGTGATCCGCCTGTCGATGGGGCTGCTCACCGCCGGTTTCGTCGCGATGGGCGTCGCGGCGGCGATGTCGGGCAAGGAAGGTGGCCTCCTGGTCGCCGTCGTGACGGGCCTGTTCGCCGCGATCTTCGCGTTCCTCATCGTGCGGACCTGGAACGGCACGTTCCGGGTCAGCGGCGAGACCTTCGGCATCAGACTCAACGAGGCGCCGGCCGAGCATCCGTGGCTGCGGATCGAGCCTGGTCGCCATGACGCCGCCGACCCGTCCCTGCCTGAGGACGAGTGGCCGGCCTACGACCCACGGCATCAGGGACGCCAGGAACGCTGACGCCCGTCCCAGGTCGGGCCAGCGGTGGCGCCGTTCGGCGCCTCGCGGATCGAGGTCGAGGCGCCGCAGACCCGCCCAGGGTCGGGTCCGAGAGTGCCGCTTCGACGACCGTGGTCGGAGCGTTCAGCACCCCAGGAGGACGGGGTTTTTGCCGTCCGCGCTTACCCTGGAAGCATGTGGTCCACGCGCGAACGACGATTTTTCGCGCCGCAACGACGAGCCGAACCCGGCTCCGTGCGGCCGTCGTCGAGCGCATCCTGCGCCGCTGACGGCGACGCCCACGACCCCGTGAAGGTGGTCGTTGCGGGCGTCGACGCGGCACGCGCCAAGGGGCGCCACATCATCGAGACAGGCTCACCCGGGCACGCGGAGCGCGCAGCGGGCAGAGAGACCAAGGGCGAGGACATTCATGGCTAAAGCAGGCAAGGCGAAGCGCAGCAAGAAGACGAAATCGCGCGCCAGGAGGATCTGGGGGCGCATCGGCGTCACCTTCCTGGTGCTGTTCATCGTGCTCGGGGTCGGCGGCATCGGCACCGTCGCGTACCTCTACACCACGACCAAGCTTCCCGACCCCAACAGCGACTTCCAGACGCAGACGACGTTCATCTACTACCAGGACGGCAAGGAGCAACTCGGCTCGCTCGCCGTCCAGAACCGCGTCAACCTCTCGTACGACGAGATGCCGCAACTGGTGAAAGACGCGGTCGTCGGGGCCGAGAACCGGAGCTTCTGGGAGGATCCCGGCTTCTCCGTGACAGGCATCCTGCGCAGCGCCTGGTCCATCGCGACCGGAGGCGAGGTGCAGGGCGGCTCGACCATCACGCAGCAGTACATCAAGATCTTGTACCTCGACTCCGAACAGACCATGAAGCGCAAGGTCAAGGAGTTGATGCTCGCCACCAAGATGGGCCGCGAGATGACCAAGGAGCAGATCCTCGAGGGCTATCTCAACACCATCTACTTCGGACGCGGCGCCTACGGCATCCAGGCCGCCGCGAAGTCGTACTTCCTCAAGCCCGCGAGCGAACTGAGCGTCGCCGAGTCGGCGGCGTTGGCCGCCATCCTCAACAACCCGGCGGGGTTCAACCCGTCGGGCGGTCAGGAGAAGCTCGACCGGCTGTACGGGCGCTACAAGTACGTCCTCGACGGCATGCTCGAGATGGGTGCCATCACGCAGGCGCAACACGACGAGGCGTACCCGAAGCTGCCCGAGTTCCCGGAGGTGCCGGTGAACAACCGCTACGGCGGCACCAAGGGCTTCCTGATCCGTGAGGTCGAGAAGGAACTCGGCTCGCTCGGTTTCTCGGAGGCCGAGGTCCAGGGCGGCGGGCTCAGGGTCATCACGACCATCGACAAGTCGATGCAGGACGCCGCCGTCAAGACGGCACAGCAGTACACGGCTCAGGCCGCGGAGAAGGCGAAGGGTGATCCCAATCCGGCCGACCTGCACGTGGCGATCGCCTCCGTCGACACCGCCAGCGGAGCCCTTCTCGCGCAGTACGGCGGGGCCGACTACGTCGCCAACAGCCGCAACTGGGCGACCACGGATCGACCGGCCGCTTCCACGTTCAAGACCTTCGCCACCGTCGCGGGCTTGCGCAACGGCTTCTCGTTGAGGTCGGTCTTCAACGGTGACACGTTCACGCCCAAGGGCGACTCCAAGCCGATCCGCAACGAGTTCAGCCACCAGTACGGCCCCGTCACACTCCGCAAGGCGACCGCTGATTCGATCAACACCGCGTTCGTCGACCTCACTACGCAGATGGACGACGGCCCGAAGCAGGTCATCCAGGCGGCCAACGACGCGGGCGCTCCGACCGCCGCCGGCTGGGACCCCGTCAACCGCGTCGCGATCGGTTCCGCCGAGGTGAGCCCCACCAACATGGCCAACGCGTACGCGACGCTCGCCAACTCCGGCAAGCGCAACGCCGTCCACATCGTCTCGAAGGTGCTGGACCGCAACGGCCAGGTCATCTACGAGGCCAAGAAGGCCGACGAGCAGACGATCGACCAGAACGTCGCCGCGAACGTGACCGACTCGCTCACCTCGGTGGTCGAGGAGGGCACCGGCCGCCGCGCCGCCTCCCTTGAGCGCCCCGTCGCAGGCAAGACCGGCACCAACGGCGTCGACGACGCAATCACGTCGGCCTGGTTCGTCGGGTACACCAAGCAGATCTCCACCGCGGTGATGTTCGTGGCTGGAGACAGCGGCAACGAGGATCTCGAGGTCTACAAGCGCCCGCAGGACTCGACGTTCTTCGGGTCGTCGTACCCGTTGATGACCTGGGTCGACTTCATGAAGGCGGCCTCGGATGGCATGCCCGTCCAGGACTTCGACGAGGCAAAGCCGATCAAGGCGCAGAAGGGTGAGGTCGAGGAGACCAGGCGCCCGACCGCGAAGCCGACTGAGAAGAAGTCCGAGACCCCCACTCCGACGCCGACCCCGACGAAGGAGCCCACGAAGGAACCGACGAAGGAACCGACCAAGGAGCCGACGAAGGAGCCGACGAAGGAACCGACCAAGGAACCGACGAAGGAGCCCACTAAGGAACCGACCAAGGAGCCCACGAAGGAACCGACCAAGGAACCGACCAAGGAACCGACCAAGGAACCGACGAAGGAACCTGGCGGCGGCTCGACCAACGGCAACGGGAACGGCGCCGGTCAGGGCGCGGACGGAACCATCGGCTGACCGAACGCGTCGCCTGGTCCGCTCGACCGGTTGGCACGCGCCCTGGCGTTCGGACGTCTCGACAGGCTCGACGAACGGATCTGAAGCCGGACTCGTGGTGGGTTGCGGACGTCTCGACAAGCTCGACGAACGGACCGTGTCCGTTCCCTGAGCAGGGCGCCTGCGCCCGTGTCGAAGGGTCCGGGTTGCTTGTCGGACGGCTCGCTGGACGCGATCGGACGCCTCGACAGGCTCGGCGAACGGTTCTGGAGCCGACGGTGGTGGGTTTCGGACGTCTCGACAAGCTCGACGAGCGGACCGTGTCCGTTCCCTGAGCAGGGCGCCTGCGCCCGTGTCGAAGGGTCCGGGGTGCGTGGCTTGTCGGTCGGCTTGGTGGACGCGACGGACGTCTCGATAGGCTCGGCGAACGGTTCTGGAGCCGACGGTGGTGGGTTTCGGACGTCTCGACAAGCTCGACGAGCGGACCGTGTCCGTTCCCTGAGCAGGGCGCCTGCGCCCGTGTCGAAGGGTCCGGGGTGCGTTGCGTGTCGGTCGGCTCGGTGGACGCGATGGACGTCTCGACAGGCTCGGCGAACGGTTCTGGAGCCGGACTCGTTGTGGGTTTCGGACGTCTCGACAAGCTCGACGAACGGACCGTGTCCGTTCCCTGAGCAGGGCGCCTGCGCCCGTGTCGAAGGGTCCGGGGTGCGTTGCTTGTCGGTCGGCTGGGTGGACGCGATGGACGTCTCGACAGGCTCGGCGAACGGATGTGCAGCCGGACGGTGGTGGGTTGCGGACGTCTCGACAAGCTCGCCGAGCGGACCCTGGCCGGACGGGCTCCGCCCACGCGATCGGACGTCTCGACAAGCTCGACGAACGGGCCGAGAGTCAGGCTGAATGCCCGGAGCGGTTCCCTTGAGGCTCGGTCGTGTCCGTTCCCTGAGCAGGGCGCCTGCGCCCGTGTCGAAGGGTCCGAAACCTTCAGAGCCGACGCCCACGCGACCTCACACCGCACCAGTTCGCCGAGCAAACGAAGAGCCAGGCTCGCCGACTCCCGTTGGCACGGAGTGCCGCGGCCCCGCGGCTAAGGTGAGGGCGTGGACAACGCGTTGCACCCGCGCCTCGGCGGGCCCATGGGCAGGCACGCCCGCAAGCGCGGATTCTGGTTCGGCCCCGCCCCGGCCGTCGCGTTCACCGCGGCCGCCTTGTTCACGCTGCTGTTCCTTCGCCACGTCCCATGCCTCCAGAGCTACGACGACAACCCGATCAACGCCTACATCCGGATCTGCTACTCGGACATCCAGACGACCTACCTGAGCCAGGGGTTCGGCGAGGGCGTCTCCCCGTTGGGTGCCGACTACATGGCCTTCCCGCCGTTGGTCGCCGTCGCGGTCCTGCTGACCAGGCAACTCGCCTCCGGCCTGTTCGGGGCGCAGGTCGCGCCCGGCGTCGACCTGCAGACCCAGATCGACTCCAGCCTGGCCTTCTTCGCGCTCACCACCGTCGGGCTCTTCTTCTGTTTCCTCGTCGCCTGCCTCACGCTGGCCTACCTCGGCAGGAGGCGCGACGGACGCCTCTCCTGGGACGCGATGCTGCTCGCCGCCTCACCGGTGGTGTTCGCGTCGGGCCTGATCTCCTGGGAGTTCCTCCCGATCGCGCTGTCGCTGCTTGGGCTGCTGCAGTTTGCGCAGCGCCGCACGATCGAGGGCGGGATCCTGATCGGCATCGCCGCCTGTGCGGGCACCATGCCGATCGCCATCGCGCTCGCCGTCGTGGTCGCCTCCGGGCTGCGCGCCGGGCGGCGGGCGGCGCTGCGGTTCGCGGTGCCAGCGGTGGTCACCTTCGCCCTGGTGCACCTTCCGCTGCTGATCGACAACTTCGACCGCGTCTACGGCTTCTACCACCAGGAGATCAACAAGCCGACCGGTTACGGCTCGCTGTGGTACTTTCTATCGCTGATCGGCGTCAACGTCCGCGACGCCGGGTCGCTCGGCTTCATGCTGCTGATGATCTTCCTCGGCGTCCTGATCGCCTACCTCTACGTGAGTGGGCGCCGGCCGCGGGTCGGTTCGCTGATCGCGGTCGTCGTCTTCGCGACGGCGCTGCTCGGGCCGGCATATCCGCCCCAGACCGGGCTGTGGCTGCTCGTCGCGCTGATCCTCAGCCGCCCCTACCGCCGCGAACTGATCGCGTTCACGGTGACGGAGGTCGGCTACTACCTCGCGATCTGGGGTTGGCTTGGCGGGGCCCTCACCACCAACCAGTCGGGGCCTTACCTGCTGTACTGGCTGGCGATCCTGGCCAGGTCCGCCGTGCATCTGTGGATCGTGATCGCGTCGCTGCGCGACTGCCTCGACCCGGTGCGCGATCCCATGCGATCGCCCGACGTCCCGGACCCGATCGGCGGCGCCCTCAACACCGCGGAGGTACTCCCGCCCACCGGCGAACCGCTCGCCACCTCACCCGCGCCCGCCTGAGGCCCCTCCGACTCTCCCGAATCAGTCGTCGAGGGTCGCGCGGATCAGGTCCGC is a genomic window containing:
- a CDS encoding CCA tRNA nucleotidyltransferase, giving the protein MQELLRIAPVIDDLGRLFTDAGHEIYLVGGSVRDALLGVLGHDLDFTTSASPDQTEALLKQFTPTTWAIGKEFGTIGALKKSDGAQWQIEVTTFRADVYRSESRKPEVAFGDSIDGDLIRRDFTVNAMAINLATKAFVDPYGGLDDLADGILRTPSTPEVSFSDDPLRMLRAARFAARLGFTVSPDVVTAMKDMAERIDIVSVERIQAELTGLLLTDEPREGIDLLVRTGLADRFLPELPALQLEVDEHARHKDVYQHSLTVLDQAIELEKARGHEPDIVNRLAALLHDIGKPATRRFEGAKVTFHHHDVVGAKLVTKRLKALSYPTHVVKSVAKLIDLHLRFHGYSDGSWSDAAVRRYVRDAGDELERLHMLTRADCTTRNRQRATRLRRAYEELEWRIDELAAQEELDALRPHLDGTQIMEVLGLKPGREVGQAYAFLLEHRTEHGPIPEDEAVEVLRAWWAERNA
- a CDS encoding mechanosensitive ion channel family protein, whose protein sequence is MDDFWDKLLMSGIVVAIALVLRFVLLFAIRRTVRALTVRSVPATGDDEQGSRTRKMLDKAAGLSSARQKQRLATLGSLLRNVVDVVLVLITLLTVLAIWGVPMAPLIASAGVGGVALGFGAQSLVKDYLSGIFMLTEDQFGVGDLIKVGELTGTVQEVTLRVTKLRDPSGTVWYVRNGEVLTLGNVSQGFSTAVIDIPVAIDADPEQVQAVLRKAVGSMAQEPEWAEKLLEEPKVLGVGSMSAGTMTMQISIKTGPDQQWGPTRAIRERAQRALAEAGIRGPILPGATLT
- a CDS encoding glycosyltransferase family 87 protein; translated protein: MDNALHPRLGGPMGRHARKRGFWFGPAPAVAFTAAALFTLLFLRHVPCLQSYDDNPINAYIRICYSDIQTTYLSQGFGEGVSPLGADYMAFPPLVAVAVLLTRQLASGLFGAQVAPGVDLQTQIDSSLAFFALTTVGLFFCFLVACLTLAYLGRRRDGRLSWDAMLLAASPVVFASGLISWEFLPIALSLLGLLQFAQRRTIEGGILIGIAACAGTMPIAIALAVVVASGLRAGRRAALRFAVPAVVTFALVHLPLLIDNFDRVYGFYHQEINKPTGYGSLWYFLSLIGVNVRDAGSLGFMLLMIFLGVLIAYLYVSGRRPRVGSLIAVVVFATALLGPAYPPQTGLWLLVALILSRPYRRELIAFTVTEVGYYLAIWGWLGGALTTNQSGPYLLYWLAILARSAVHLWIVIASLRDCLDPVRDPMRSPDVPDPIGGALNTAEVLPPTGEPLATSPAPA